Proteins from one Streptomyces sp. NBC_00390 genomic window:
- a CDS encoding NADP-dependent oxidoreductase, protein MSALPATGREWHLVARPHGWPKAEDVALREVPVAAPGEGRILVRNHYFSVDPYMRGRMNDVKSYVPPFQLDQPMDGGAVGEVIASEAEGFEVGDHVLHGLGWREYANVPAKHATKVAPSLAPLSAYLGVLGMTGLTAYAGLFDVASFKEGDAVFVSGAAGAVGSQVGQMAKLRGASRVIGSAGSDEKVKLLVEEYGFDAAFNYKSGPVAQQLKDAAPDGIDVYFDNVGGDHLEAAISSLNVHGRATICGMIAQYNATEPSPAPRNLALVIGKRLRLQGMLVGDHAALQAQFVQDVAGWIRSGELKYDETVVEGMEHGFDAFLGLLRGENTGKMIVSLTR, encoded by the coding sequence ATGTCCGCACTTCCCGCAACTGGCCGTGAATGGCACCTTGTCGCCCGCCCGCACGGCTGGCCCAAGGCCGAGGACGTCGCACTGCGTGAGGTTCCGGTCGCCGCGCCGGGCGAGGGGCGCATCCTGGTGCGCAACCACTACTTCTCGGTCGACCCGTACATGCGCGGCCGGATGAACGACGTCAAGTCGTACGTCCCGCCGTTCCAGCTCGACCAGCCCATGGACGGCGGCGCCGTCGGCGAGGTCATCGCCTCCGAGGCCGAGGGCTTCGAGGTCGGCGACCATGTCCTGCACGGTCTCGGCTGGCGCGAGTACGCGAACGTGCCCGCCAAGCACGCCACCAAGGTCGCCCCCTCGCTCGCCCCGCTCTCCGCGTACCTCGGCGTGCTCGGCATGACCGGCCTCACCGCCTACGCGGGCCTGTTCGACGTGGCCTCCTTCAAGGAGGGCGACGCCGTCTTCGTCTCCGGCGCGGCAGGCGCGGTGGGCAGCCAGGTCGGCCAGATGGCCAAGCTCCGCGGCGCCTCGCGCGTCATCGGTTCCGCCGGCTCCGACGAGAAGGTCAAGCTCCTCGTCGAGGAGTACGGCTTCGACGCAGCGTTCAACTACAAGAGCGGCCCCGTGGCCCAGCAGCTGAAGGACGCCGCCCCCGACGGCATCGACGTCTACTTCGACAACGTGGGCGGCGACCACCTCGAGGCGGCCATCTCCTCGCTCAACGTCCACGGCCGGGCCACCATCTGCGGCATGATCGCCCAGTACAACGCCACGGAGCCGAGCCCCGCCCCGCGCAACCTCGCCCTTGTCATCGGCAAGCGGCTGCGTCTGCAGGGCATGCTCGTCGGCGACCACGCGGCGCTCCAGGCGCAGTTCGTCCAGGACGTGGCCGGCTGGATCCGCTCAGGCGAGCTCAAGTACGACGAGACCGTCGTCGAGGGCATGGAGCACGGCTTCGACGCGTTCCTCGGTCTGCTGCGCGGTGAGAACACCGGAAAGATGATCGTTTCGCTCACCCGCTAG
- a CDS encoding organic hydroperoxide resistance protein codes for MSIQAIDVLYTAVATAENGRDGRVATDDGMLDVVVAAPKELGGNGTGTNPEQLFAAGYSACFQGALGVVARQEKADISGSTVTASVGIGKNGNGGFGLEVAISVSVPNVDAATAQALVDKAHQVCPYSNATRGNIKVELSVV; via the coding sequence ATGTCCATCCAAGCCATAGACGTCCTCTACACCGCTGTCGCCACCGCGGAGAACGGCCGTGACGGGCGCGTCGCCACCGACGACGGCATGCTCGACGTCGTCGTCGCGGCGCCCAAGGAGCTCGGCGGCAACGGCACCGGCACCAACCCGGAGCAGCTGTTCGCCGCCGGCTACAGCGCCTGCTTCCAGGGCGCGCTCGGTGTCGTCGCCCGCCAGGAGAAGGCCGACATCTCCGGTTCGACGGTGACCGCGTCGGTCGGCATCGGCAAGAACGGCAACGGCGGCTTCGGCCTGGAGGTCGCGATCAGCGTCTCCGTTCCGAACGTCGACGCGGCCACGGCTCAGGCGCTCGTGGACAAGGCCCACCAGGTCTGCCCGTACTCCAACGCCACGCGCGGCAACATCAAGGTCGAGCTTTCCGTCGTCTGA